A window of the Cucurbita pepo subsp. pepo cultivar mu-cu-16 chromosome LG01, ASM280686v2, whole genome shotgun sequence genome harbors these coding sequences:
- the LOC111799379 gene encoding eukaryotic translation initiation factor 2 subunit alpha homolog, with protein MASHSPNLECRMYEAKYPEVDMAVMIQVKNIADMGAYVSLLEYNNIEGMILFSELSRRRIRSVSSLIKVGRIEPVMVLRVDKEKGYIDLSKRRVSEEDIQACEERYNKSKLVHSIMRHVAETMNIDLEDLYVHVGWPLYRKYGHGFEAFKIIVTDPDSVLNSLTREVKEAGPDGQEVTKVVPAMSEDVKDALIKNIRRRMTPQPLKVRADIEMKCFQFDGVLHIKEAMRKAEAVGNDDCPVKIKLVAPPLYVLTTQTLDKEQGITVLEKAIIACTEAIEHHKGKLVVKEAPRAVSERDDKLLAEHMAKLRQDNEEISGDEDSEEEEDTGMGEVDVENAGSGITE; from the exons ATGGCTTCCCATTCCCCTAACCTCGAGTGTCGGATGTACGAAGCCAAGTACCCGGAGGTAGACATGGCCGTCATGATCCAGGTCAAGAACATCGCCGACATGGGCGCCTACGTCTCCCTCCTTGAGTACAACAACATCGAGGGTATGATTCTCTTTTCCGAGCTCTCTCGCCGTCGTATTCGTAGTGTTAGCAGTTTAATTAAGGTTGGACGAATCGAGCCTGTCATGGTCCTCAGGGTCGACAAGGAGAAGGGCTATATTGATTTGAGTAAGAGAAGGGTGTCTGAGGAGGATATTCAGGCCTGCGAGGAGAGGTATAACAAGAGCAAGCTTGTTCACTCTATAATGCGCCATGTTGCTGAGACTATGAACATTGATTTGGAG GACTTGTATGTCCATGTTGGCTGGCCTTTATACCGGAAATATGGTCACGGTTTTGAG GCATTCAAGATCATTGTAACTGACCCTGACTCGGTGTTGAACTCTCTTACCCGTGAAGTCAAGGAAGCTGGTCCCGACGGACAGGAG GTAACTAAGGTAGTTCCCGCAATGTCTGAGGATGTAAAAGATGCACTAATAAAGAATATTAGAAGAAGAATGACTCCCCAACCCTTGAAGGTTCGGGCTGATATTGAAATGAAGTGCTTCCAGTTTGATGGCGTTCTTCACATTAAG GAAGCAATGCGGAAAGCTGAAGCTGTTGGAAACGATGATTGCCctgttaaaattaaattggttgCTCCTCCACTCTACGTCCTTACTACCCAGACACTTGACAAG GAGCAAGGAATCACTGTTCTTGAGAAAGCGATCATTGCTTGCACCGAGGCGATCGAGCATCACAAGGGAAAGCTTGTGGTGAAGGAGGCACCTAGAGCG GTGAGTGAAAGAGATGACAAATTGCTTGCCGAGCACATGGCGAAGCTACGACAAGACAACGAAGAAATCAGTGGAGACGAGGATAgcgaggaagaggaagacacGGGGATGGGAGAAGTTGATGTCGAGAATGCAGGTTCCGGGATCACCGAGTAA
- the LOC111799353 gene encoding probable methyltransferase PMT23 isoform X1 has protein sequence MAISLQSFFQERRTPFLFTLSLLLICFLILFFTDSLSLNPLVRKYSSLRSHFGTPSSSSSSSSPPPPAPSSSSFRPSSRLDLKPSSADSVLSHDLDFSNSSAANFSWKLCGGSLAVDFIPCLDNSKAIKALKSRRHMEHRERHCPSPSPRCLIPLPIGYKVPVPWPKSRDMIWYDNVPHPKLVEYKKDQHWVVKLDEYLNFPGGGTQFKDGVDHYIYFIQKALPDIKWGENIRVILDVGCGVASFGGYLLQKNVLTMSFAPKDEHEAQIQFALERGIPATLSVIGTQRLTFPDNAYDLIHCARCRVHWDADGGKPVLELNRILRPGGYFIWSATPVYRDDERDKNVWKAMVLLTKSMCWKVVQKTMDSSGVGLVIYQKPTLTSCYEERSKNDPPICHEKNKRNSSWYVPLTRCISQLPVDSKGNYYNWPSPWPERLTSRPPSLSVEPNSEEKFLEDTKHWSTIVSDVYRDNIGLNWSSIRNVLDMNAGYGGYANVGRTPCSIRKDGAIRLFNSVQISSFQFVLVVFSLLSSITYLTFNKLPHFRFAAALIDLPLWVMNVVPIDVPDTLSIVFDRGLIGLYHDWCESFNTYPRTYDLLHSSFLFTSLKRRCDVVVMVVEMDRILRPGGYVLIQDSMEVIKELGPIFYSLHLSVAVYDDQFLVGKKGFWRPTAPHTK, from the exons ATGGCGATTTCACTCCAAAGCTTCTTCCAAGAACGAAGAACACCTTTCCTCTTCACTCTCTCACTCCTCCTCATTTGCTTTCTGATTCTCTTCTTCACCGATTCCCTTTCCCTCAACCCTCTCGTTCGAAAGTACTCCTCTCTTCGATCCCACTTTGGAAcaccctcttcttcttcttcttcttcttctcctcctcctcctgctccttcttcttcttcttttcggCCTTCTTCTCGGCTTGATTTGAAACCATCTTCTGCGGATTCTGTTCTTTCTCACGATCTtgatttttctaattcttcGGCGGCGAATTTCAGCTGGAAGCTCTGTGGTGGGTCTCTGGCCGTCGATTTCATTCCCTGTTTGGATAACTCCAAGGCGATTAAGGCTTTGAAGTCGAGGAGGCACATGGAGCACCGTGAACGCCATTGCCCTAGTCCCAGTCCGCGCTGTTTGATTCCGCTTCCCATTGGTTATAAGGTCCCGGTTCCCTGGCCCAAGAGTAGGGACATG ATTTGGTACGATAATGTTCCTCATCCGAAGCTTGTTGAATACAAGAAAGACCAACATTGGGTTGTTAAGTTGGACGAGTATCTTAACTTTCCTGGAGGTGGGACACAGTTCAAGGATGGAGTTGATCACTATATTTACTTCATTCAGAAG GCTTTACCGGATATCAAATGGGGGGAAAACATCAGAGTTATTCTAGATGTTGGTTGTGGTGTTGCTAGCTTTGGTGGGTATTTACTGCAGAAAAATGTTCTTACCATGTCATTTGCCCCGAAGGATGAACATGAAGCACAGATACAATTTGCTTTAGAACGAGGAATTCCCGCAACTCTCTCAGTCATTGGAACTCAGAGGCTAACATTTCCTGACAATGCGTATGATTTGATACATTGTGCACGTTGCAGGGTCCATTGGGATGCAGATG GTGGAAAACCAGTATTGGAGCTCAACAGGATTCTCAGACCTGGAGGTTATTTCATATGGTCTGCTACACCAGTTTATCGTGACGACGAAAGGGACAAGAATGTCTGGAAAG CAATGGTATTGCTAACGAAGTCAATGTGCTGGAAGGTAGTGCAAAAGACTATGGATTCATCTGGGGTTGGCCTTGTAATATATCAGAAGCCCACCTTGACATCTTGCTATGAAGAACGTAGCAAAAATGACCCTCCGATATGTCAtgaaaagaacaagagaaataGTTCTTg GTATGTGCCCCTGACTAGATGTATTTCCCAGCTTCCAGTTGATAGCAAAGGCAACTATTATAATTGGCCTTCGCCATGGCCGGAGAGACTAACTAGCAGGCCTCCTAGCTTGTCGGTTGAACCAAATTCTGAGGAGAAGTTCTTGGAGGATACGAAACATTGGTCTACTATTGTGTCGGATGTTTATCGAGATAACATCGGCCTAAACTGGTCGAGCATCCGAAATGTGCTGGATATGAATGCTGGCTATGGAGG aTATGCTAATGTGGGAAGAACCCCCTGTTCAATTAGAAAAGATGGAGCAATCAGGCTGTTTAACTCTGTCCAAATCTCATCATTtcagtttgttcttgttgtgTTCTCTTTATTAAGTTCAATTACATACTTAACTTTTAACAAACTGCCTCATTTCAGGTTTGCAGCTGCATTAATTGATCTACCACTTTGGGTAATGAATGTTGTCCCCATAGACGTACCTGATACTTTGTCCATTGTTTTCGACCGAGGATTGATCGGTCTCTACCACGACTGGTGCGAGTCCTTCAACACCTACCCTCGAACCTACGATCTGCTACATTCCAGCTTTCTCTTCACATCTCTTAAGAGAAG ATGCGACGTGGTAGTTATGGTTGTGGAGATGGATAGAATATTGAGGCCAGGCGGATATGTTTTGATTCAGGACAGCATGGAGGTAATAAAGGAGCTTGGTCCTATCTTTTATTCACTTCACTTGTCCGTTGCTGTTTATGATGATCAGTTTCTTGTTGGAAAGAAGGGATTTTGGCGGCCAACAGCCCCTCATACCAAGTGA
- the LOC111799353 gene encoding probable methyltransferase PMT23 isoform X2, with product MAISLQSFFQERRTPFLFTLSLLLICFLILFFTDSLSLNPLVRKYSSLRSHFGTPSSSSSSSSPPPPAPSSSSFRPSSRLDLKPSSADSVLSHDLDFSNSSAANFSWKLCGGSLAVDFIPCLDNSKAIKALKSRRHMEHRERHCPSPSPRCLIPLPIGYKVPVPWPKSRDMIWYDNVPHPKLVEYKKDQHWVVKLDEYLNFPGGGTQFKDGVDHYIYFIQKALPDIKWGENIRVILDVGCGVASFGGYLLQKNVLTMSFAPKDEHEAQIQFALERGIPATLSVIGTQRLTFPDNAYDLIHCARCRVHWDADGGKPVLELNRILRPGGYFIWSATPVYRDDERDKNVWKAMVLLTKSMCWKVVQKTMDSSGVGLVIYQKPTLTSCYEERSKNDPPICHEKNKRNSSWYVPLTRCISQLPVDSKGNYYNWPSPWPERLTSRPPSLSVEPNSEEKFLEDTKHWSTIVSDVYRDNIGLNWSSIRNVLDMNAGYGGFAAALIDLPLWVMNVVPIDVPDTLSIVFDRGLIGLYHDWCESFNTYPRTYDLLHSSFLFTSLKRRCDVVVMVVEMDRILRPGGYVLIQDSMEVIKELGPIFYSLHLSVAVYDDQFLVGKKGFWRPTAPHTK from the exons ATGGCGATTTCACTCCAAAGCTTCTTCCAAGAACGAAGAACACCTTTCCTCTTCACTCTCTCACTCCTCCTCATTTGCTTTCTGATTCTCTTCTTCACCGATTCCCTTTCCCTCAACCCTCTCGTTCGAAAGTACTCCTCTCTTCGATCCCACTTTGGAAcaccctcttcttcttcttcttcttcttctcctcctcctcctgctccttcttcttcttcttttcggCCTTCTTCTCGGCTTGATTTGAAACCATCTTCTGCGGATTCTGTTCTTTCTCACGATCTtgatttttctaattcttcGGCGGCGAATTTCAGCTGGAAGCTCTGTGGTGGGTCTCTGGCCGTCGATTTCATTCCCTGTTTGGATAACTCCAAGGCGATTAAGGCTTTGAAGTCGAGGAGGCACATGGAGCACCGTGAACGCCATTGCCCTAGTCCCAGTCCGCGCTGTTTGATTCCGCTTCCCATTGGTTATAAGGTCCCGGTTCCCTGGCCCAAGAGTAGGGACATG ATTTGGTACGATAATGTTCCTCATCCGAAGCTTGTTGAATACAAGAAAGACCAACATTGGGTTGTTAAGTTGGACGAGTATCTTAACTTTCCTGGAGGTGGGACACAGTTCAAGGATGGAGTTGATCACTATATTTACTTCATTCAGAAG GCTTTACCGGATATCAAATGGGGGGAAAACATCAGAGTTATTCTAGATGTTGGTTGTGGTGTTGCTAGCTTTGGTGGGTATTTACTGCAGAAAAATGTTCTTACCATGTCATTTGCCCCGAAGGATGAACATGAAGCACAGATACAATTTGCTTTAGAACGAGGAATTCCCGCAACTCTCTCAGTCATTGGAACTCAGAGGCTAACATTTCCTGACAATGCGTATGATTTGATACATTGTGCACGTTGCAGGGTCCATTGGGATGCAGATG GTGGAAAACCAGTATTGGAGCTCAACAGGATTCTCAGACCTGGAGGTTATTTCATATGGTCTGCTACACCAGTTTATCGTGACGACGAAAGGGACAAGAATGTCTGGAAAG CAATGGTATTGCTAACGAAGTCAATGTGCTGGAAGGTAGTGCAAAAGACTATGGATTCATCTGGGGTTGGCCTTGTAATATATCAGAAGCCCACCTTGACATCTTGCTATGAAGAACGTAGCAAAAATGACCCTCCGATATGTCAtgaaaagaacaagagaaataGTTCTTg GTATGTGCCCCTGACTAGATGTATTTCCCAGCTTCCAGTTGATAGCAAAGGCAACTATTATAATTGGCCTTCGCCATGGCCGGAGAGACTAACTAGCAGGCCTCCTAGCTTGTCGGTTGAACCAAATTCTGAGGAGAAGTTCTTGGAGGATACGAAACATTGGTCTACTATTGTGTCGGATGTTTATCGAGATAACATCGGCCTAAACTGGTCGAGCATCCGAAATGTGCTGGATATGAATGCTGGCTATGGAGG GTTTGCAGCTGCATTAATTGATCTACCACTTTGGGTAATGAATGTTGTCCCCATAGACGTACCTGATACTTTGTCCATTGTTTTCGACCGAGGATTGATCGGTCTCTACCACGACTGGTGCGAGTCCTTCAACACCTACCCTCGAACCTACGATCTGCTACATTCCAGCTTTCTCTTCACATCTCTTAAGAGAAG ATGCGACGTGGTAGTTATGGTTGTGGAGATGGATAGAATATTGAGGCCAGGCGGATATGTTTTGATTCAGGACAGCATGGAGGTAATAAAGGAGCTTGGTCCTATCTTTTATTCACTTCACTTGTCCGTTGCTGTTTATGATGATCAGTTTCTTGTTGGAAAGAAGGGATTTTGGCGGCCAACAGCCCCTCATACCAAGTGA
- the LOC111809990 gene encoding sister chromatid cohesion 1 protein 1-like translates to MFYSHQLLARKAPLGQIWMAATMHAKINRRKLDKLNIIKICEEILNPSVPMALRLSGILMGGVVIVYERKVKILYEDVTRLLVEINEAWKVKAAPEPTVIPKGKSVAKKEAVTRPKKDPKDVGDHEAQSINFSYNTSPMKFQQTAFFTMRLDSVDEPYIHEKTVEDDASHNFHQTDAENITLLERFDMYQSNTNTFNRFERFDIEDDEDTQPNFASVDQTKIPDTFGPSPPQDKHQEGPPDAEVQDQHLERDVIQQAYESKELRQEEQVAIKRKTKRTAAFLMDYEKTIIPGHIYQSWLKDVSDLISRRGKKRKRTGAMSSMKIATLMDLPPVVLSGRLFTDGSREVYYPAPLLELWMKSIRDPPDSPSVRNSAPLPPEPSLSSLPERVNFPDHMDFAYENHYSGVGSQSFGASIEKLRTKPVNDDIHAEILLEELRPDFMNNVMGMAERNQVVTPGNSGIGVRSVSSSASEHGVFVSNPETNSVRSNKKRPYSSSRQSSGGLEPVAEENPWHHSDPNFKLARLSENDPDLLVETAPTQTQVTQPAIKHPPADKITNSIRMQMKAHFDTPGAPPAESLNNLAAGMNPKAAAMLFYQTCVLASSDYLKVNQQIPFGDIFISKGTKM, encoded by the exons ATGTTTTACTCGCATCAGCTTCTGGCTCGCAAGGCTCCTCTCGGCCAAATTTG GATGGCTGCAACAATGCACGCAAAGATCAATAGGAGAAAGCTCGATAAGCTGAACataatcaaaatttg TGAGGAGATTTTGAATCCTTCGGTTCCAATGGCTCTCAGACTCTCGGGGATTCTCATGG GCGGTGTTGTCATTGTCTATGAACGAAAAGTTAAAATTCTTTACG AGGATGTAACTCGGCTTCTG GTTGAGATAAACGAAGCGTGGAAGGTGAAAGCAGCTCCAGAGCCCACCGTCATTCCCAAAGGAAAATCTGTGGCCAA GAAGGAGGCTGTTACTCGGCCTAAAAAGGATCCGAAAGACGTGGGAGATCATGAGGCACAGTCCATTAACTTCTCCTACAACACCTCTCCAATGAAGTTCCAACAAACCGCATTTTTTACTATG CGGCTTGACAGTGTGGATGAACCATATATCCACGAGAAAACAGTGGAAGATGATGCGTCACATAACTTCCATCAAA CTGATGCTGAAAATATAACCTTACTCGAGCGTTTTGATATGTATCaatcaaatacaaatacatTCAATCGGTTTGAAAG ATTTGATATTGAAGATGATGAGGATACACAGCCGAATTTTGCTTCTGTagatcaaacaaaaattccaGATACTTTTGGACCTTCCCCTCCTCAAGACAAGCATCAAGAAG GGCCTCCTGATGCTGAAGTCCAGGACCAACATCTTGAACGCGATGTCATTCAGCAAGCCTACGAATCCAAGGAGCTCAGACAG GAGGAGCAGGTGGcaataaaaaggaaaacaaaaagaacagcAGCCTTTCTGATGGACTATGAAAAGACCATCATTCCTGGACACATATACCAATCTTGGCTGAAAGATGTTTCGGATCTTATCTctagaaggggaaaaaagagaaag CGGACAGGTGCAATGTCCTCTATGAAGATAGCCACTCTCATGGATCTTCCTCCTGTGGTGTTAAGTGGTCGCTTATTCACAGATGGAAGTAGAGAAGTCTATTATCCAGCTCCTCTGCTAGAGTTATGGATGAAAAGTATCCGAGACCCCCCTGACTCACCTTCTG TGAGGAACTCTGCACCCTTACCTCCTGAACCATCACTGTCTTCACTGCCCGAGAGAGTTAACTTTCCAGATCACATGGATTTT GCTTATGAAAATCATTACAGTGGAGTTGGTTCCCAGTCATTTGGAGCTTCCATAGAGAAGCTAAGGACCAAACCAGTCAACGATGATATTCACGCCGAGATCCTTCTGGAAGAACTCAGACCGGACTTCATGAACAATGTTATGGGGATGGCTGAAAGAAATCAAGTGGTTACACCTGGAAATTCCG GAATTGGAGTGAGGTCAGTTTCCAGCTCAGCATCTGAACATGGTGTGTTTGTATCTAATCCAGAGACCAATTCTGTACG ATCCAACAAGAAAAGGCCTTATTCTTCATCAAGACAAAGTAGCGGAGGCCTCGAACCTGTAGCTGAGGAGAATCCATGGCATCACTCTGATCCAAACTTCAAGTTAGCGAGGTTGTCTGAAAATGATCCAG ATTTATTGGTAGAAACTGCACCGACACAAACTCAAGTTACTCAACCCGCCATCAAGCATCCTCCTGCTGACAAGATAACAAATTCCATTCGCAT GCAAATGAAGGCACATTTTGATACGCCAGGAGCCCCGCCAGCAGAATCTTTAAACAACTTGGCCGCTGGAATGAACCCCAAAGCAGCTGCTATGCTCTTCTACCAGACTTGCG TTCTAGCTTCAAGTGATTACTTAAAAGTCAATCAACAAATTCCTTTTGGGGACATTTTCATCTCGAAAGGGACAAAAATGTGA
- the LOC111777052 gene encoding uncharacterized protein At5g39865-like, whose protein sequence is MWAILYFSLMWSQWLRSPATVQSLAKSRSGHFSCSSFKDIQDLCREDSDSDSGTDSPPNTPKKPSIFHRVRLYTSVLRSWSHRRLQLPDSEHRIVVYHTSLRVVRRTFEDCRTVRSILRGFRVSIDERDLSMDSKFVDELQDAIGRKNISLPRVFIGGRYIGGVEEIKLLNESGELKRLIERLPEAVSLFCEVCGGIGFVVCEECDGSHKIYVEKCGFRTCNACNINGLIRCPSCSSMRLRSTGC, encoded by the coding sequence atgtgGGCTATTCTGTACTTCTCTCTCATGTGGTCTCAATGGCTGAGATCGCCGGCCACAGTCCAATCTCTGGCGAAATCTCGTTCTGGCCACTTCTCCTGCTCCTCCTTCAAAGATATTCAAGACCTCTGCCGTGAAGATTCCGATTCCGATTCCGGAACCGACTCTCCTCCCAACACTCCCAAGAAGCCTTCCATTTTCCACCGCGTCCGCCTCTACACCTCCGTCCTCCGCTCCTGGTCGCACCGTCGCCTACAGCTTCCGGACTCCGAGCACCGAATCGTCGTTTACCACACCTCTCTCCGCGTCGTCCGCCGTACCTTCGAGGACTGCCGAACCGTCCGATCTATCCTCAGAGGCTTCCGCGTCTCGATCGACGAGCGCGACCTCTCGATGGACTCGAAATTCGTCGACGAGTTGCAGGACGCGATCGGACGGAAGAATATCAGTTTACCTAGAGTCTTCATTGGCGGTCGATATATCGGCGGAGTGGAGGAAATTAAGCTGCTGAATGAGAGCGGGGAGTTGAAGAGACTGATCGAACGGCTTCCGGAAGCGGTTTCGTTGTTTTGCGAGGTATGCGGAGGGATTGGATTCGTTGTTTGCGAAGAATGCGATGGAAGCCATAAGATCTACGTCGAGAAATGTGGATTCAGAACGTGCAATGCTTGCAACATCAACGGCTTGATTCGGTGCCCTTCCTGTTCATCGATGCGGCTCCGCAGCACAGGTTGTTAA
- the LOC111806529 gene encoding probable protein phosphatase 2C 2, which yields MCAVAVPTTTTTTMTPLFSPPKVASPLYKSYSLNYSSPSPSYSSLPRSVSCPPSASSLPDVDTVLKRKRPARIDVPTIVPSIGFGFGTFETPEVMEEEGEGYSVYCKRGRRRSAMEDRFSATVGIQGDSRQAFFGIFDGHGGAQVAEIAAKRMSENVIDQVTRRTESELEEAIKDGYLATDREVSEEGVSGGACSATALIRNGHLAVSNVGDCRAVLSRKGKAEALTSDHRACREDERNRIEKSGGYVDCCRGAWRVQGTLAVSRAIGDKHLKQWVISEPETRVVKIEDDCDYLILASDGLWDKITNQEAVDVVEAACGVEIMENKKPNPLLMSACKQLAALSASRGSVDDTTVMIIKLNCLHLN from the exons ATGTGCGCAGTTGCAGTGCCGACGACAACCACGACGACGATGACCCCATTATTCTCACCTCCAAAAGTTGCTTCACCACTCTACAAGTCGTACTCTCTGAAttattcttctccttctccttcttattcttctttgcCGAGATCCGTGTCCTGTCCGCCGTCTGCCTCGTCATTGCCTGATGTTGATACTGttttgaagaggaagaggCCGGCGAGAATTGACGTGCCGACGATTGTGCCGTCCATCGGTTTTGGATTTGGAACTTTCGAGACGCCGGAGGTGATGGAGGAGGAAGGAGAAGGATATTCAGTTTATTgtaaaagaggaagaagacggaGCGCCATGGAGGATCGATTCTCAGCCACAGTTGGAATTCAAGGAGATTCTCGGCAG GCTTTCTTCGGAATTTTCGATGGACACGGAGGAGCACAAGTGGCGGAAATCGCAGCGAAAAGAATGAGCGAGAATGTAATCGATCAAGTAACGAGAAGAACCGAATCGGAACTCGAGGAAGCAATCAAAGACGGCTATCTGGCGACCGATCGGGAAGTATCGGAGGAAGGAGTCAGCGGCGGCGCCTGTTCCGCCACCGCATTGATTCGGAACGGACATCTCGCAGTCTCGAACGTCGGCGATTGTCGCGCCGTGTTGAGTCGAAAGGGAAAAGCGGAAGCCCTAACCTCCGATCACCGAGCGTGTAGAGAAGACGAGAGAAATCGGATCGAAAAATCG GGCGGTTATGTAGACTGTTGCCGTGGGGCATGGAGAGTTCAAGGAACACTGGCTGTATCTCGAGCCATTGGAGACAAGCATCTGAAACAGTGGGTGATATCAGAGCCGGAGACGAGAGTAGTGAAGATCGAGGATGATTGCGATTACTTGATCCTTGCTTCTGATGGTCTTTGGGACAAG ATTACGAATCAGGAAGCAGTAGACGTAGTGGAGGCAGCGTGCGGCGTGGAGATCATGGAGAATAAAAAACCAAATCCGCTATTAATGTCGGCCTGCAAACAGTTGGCGGCCTTGTCAGCATCAAGAGGCTCAGTCGACGATACCACTGTTATgatcatcaaattaaattgCCTTCATTTGAACTaa